In Diceros bicornis minor isolate mBicDic1 chromosome 13, mDicBic1.mat.cur, whole genome shotgun sequence, the sequence ATTCCTGCTGTACCAGGCCTTTTGCTAAACTCCTTATGTGCGTTGTCGAATTTAGTTCTCAGGACAAACCACCAGGTTCGTGCTGTTCTTCCCATTTTGCTGAAAGGGAAGTTGAAGCCAGAGAGCTAGATGGCTTCCCCAAAGTCACGCAGGAAAATCTGGACCCGTGTCTGCCCAGCCCCAAAGtctgtgctctttcctcctgccccttccccagtGGGGATGCCAGCCCCGCTCACCTGTGCTCTGTCTCTCCTGTCTCGCCAGCCTCCTGCGAGGACTCTGGCGGGGTCCCCAGCTACTCGTCCAACCTATCAGCCCGGGTGGTGGGAGGAGAGACCGCCACGCCCCACAGCTGGCCCTGGCAGGTGAGCAGAGCGCTGTGAGTgtggggggggtggacagggtggAGGGGTGAGGGTCCCTGGGGGCTGACACGTGGCCCTCCCGTACCCTCCTCCAGGTCTCCCTCCAATACCGCTATACTGGCGGGTGGTGGCACACCTGCGGTGGCACCTTGATCAGCAGCAGACACGTTCTCACAGCGGCCCACTGCATTAAGTGAGTAGAGATGACGCCCCGAGACCCCACCGTCCATCGCCCTGGAGCGGGAGCCTCACACGCTGTTTGTACTGAGCGCCCACGACACACTCCAGGCCCTGGGCAAACAGGCTACTTGTAACCCGTAACCTAGTCGTTCGtttcttcattcaacaagtactcattgtgtacctactatgtgccagagaaCACAGCCGTGAAGACAGACTCTGTGCTCTCGGGAGCTGATATTCTAGTGGAAGACAGAGCAGCAGACCATTAAACAAGTCAATATGTAATATATCAAGTGgcaatgaagaaaaatgaggcaggaagaggagaaaaagtaCAAGGGGTTCTATTTTGAATGAGGCAGCCAGGGGAAGCTCTCGCTGAAAGGGAGATATTTGAGAAgcacctgaaggaagtgagggaagaaATCGTTGATTTGGGGAAGGGTGCTGTGGGTGGAAGGAACAGCCAATGCAAAGTCCTGGAGGAGGGAGCCTCTTGGGATGTCTGAGAAGTAACGAGGAAGCCCGTGAGGCAGGAGCGGATTgtgaggggagaggaggtgaCTCAGAGAGGAACGCAGGAAGAGGCAGCTGTGGCTGGACTAGCTCATCCTCACGGCAGCCCTGGGAGGGGAGCTCGACATTCTCTCCACCtcacagaggagggaactgaggcccaaggCTCCCCACCTCGGAGCCAAAGAGGACTTGACTCCAGGACCAGGGTCCTCACCCCGAGCCCTGGGAAGAGTCAATGGGAATGGACACTCCTTCACCAACATGATTCCCACCGTGGTCTCCGGGCTGCGTCACCAAAGGCCCGATTCCCTCTCTACCCCACTGGCTGGCGGCGGGGGCAGGAGGCCACCCTGACCCAGTCCGTTTCCTCTGCTCAGCGAAACCCGGACCTACCGCGTGGGCCTGGGGAAGCAGAACCTGGCAGTGGATGACGAGGAAGGCTCCCTTTACGTGAGTGTGGACACCATCTTTGTCCACGAGGACTGGGACTCCGATCTGATTCGGTGAGTGCCCAGCTGACCGTCTCACAGCCCGTGGGGACAGCACAGAGGAAGGAGGGGTCCCTGAGCCGGAGCTGCAGAgcctgcccccaccctgtccctggAGCCCATCCTCGCCCTGAGCAGCCTGCAGGTGACTCCTTTATGCAAACTGGCAAAATGCTAAGTGGAGATGGACGCCCCTCCCATCGCCTTCATTGGCCAAGGGTCCTGGAAGGGACACAGGGAATAAAGACCCGAGGCCCCCACAGTGTCTTGCCTGAAGTTTCTCGGCCAGAGGCTGAGCCAGGACTCACctgtattgagtgcctactgcatGCCCCCATTGCAATAAGCACTTTATGTGCCATCTCTCATTTAGTCTCCACAACAGCCCTGGACAaggaactgagactcagagaggttcaggACTATGACCCAGATCACACAGCCCAGAATTTGGCAGAACTAGGAGTCAAACCAGGTCTGTCTAGGGTTGCAGCTTTCATTCCGGTAACACGAAAATACCACAAATTGCACGCGCAAGTGTCCCTCTTTCATTAGTATAATTTCCAACTTGTTTTAGCTTAATTTCTGGTTGCTACATAACCTGCAGTGGTTCAGAATGCCTCTGCTCTCATCTCCCCTCCGTTAAGACTTTCGTGATGTGCAGACACTGCGGGAGAAGTTATGTTCTAAAGGGGTGGCCCTGGGGTCAGAAGGCGGATCATTGGTCCTCCGGCGTCTCGGTTGGCCAGTAAGAAGCTGGCGGCCTAGGATGTTCATGGAGGACCCCGGTCGCCCTTGGCCTGACTCCCAACTCACAGCCTGGGCCCCTTAGCCTTGGCTAAGGGGACCCGAGCCTTCCTGCCCACTCACCACCTCCACTTTGAACTCCAGGAATGACATTGCCCTCATCAAGCTGGCAGACACCGTGGAATTGAGCGACACCATCAAGGTGGCAAGCCTGCCAGAGGAGGGCACCGTGCTGTCTCAGAACTACCCCTGCTACGTCACTGGCTGGGGCCGCCTCTCGAGTGAGTACAGCCCCTGGAAAATCAggagagcttcctggaggaagcaacTCCCACAACAAGGACACCATCGACATTTGCCCATCACTTTTCCTTTTTGCCTAAATGTCTTCAGATCTTTTTCCACtttctaataataatagctaatatttattaagcacatacCAAGTGACAGACACTTTAACAAGTACACATCAGGCGTGTTGAAAGGATTCAATGGATGAGAATTTGTCAGGGGCTGGAACAGGGCTGGGCACAGACACTAAGTGCCATGTAAGTGACTATGGAATAAACTGAACAAACCCCGTGGGGGTGGGGATGAGATCTGATGGTATACCACAGGCCCACATAAATGCCAGCTGCACTAAAAGGTAAAATGCAAATAAAGGAAGCCATGGAAGACAGAGACAATGCAGATCAGTACTTGGACAATCATGGGGTGAGAAAGACCTTTAAATGCGTGAACCCAAGGCAGAGACCTACAAGGAAACAATTGACTATTagaagcccaggatccaaactaaAGAGAACCCAACTGAATGGGCTTTGTATCCACTAGTTCTTCCTCCCGcctgctccccactcccctccctcgGAGGGGCTCTGACCCAAATGATTTGGGACCATTGGCTTCAAGTCTCGCCTCTCGATTAAGGGCCTCTGTGTGCTTCCCACGAAGTCTAGCCAAAACTCTCCTGGGTCCTGTCCCAGCCCATCTGGCCTCTGTTACACCCTGAAGACCTGGGGCCACCTGGGCTGGCTCCCCAGTCACCACCGTTCTCTCCCCAGCCGGCGGCCCCCTTCCCGACGAGCTGCAGCAGGGCCTGCAGCCTATAGTGGTTTACGCCACATGCTCCCGGCCGGACTGGTGGAGTTACGTGGTGACGGACAAGATGGTGTGCGCCGGGGGTGATGGCATCATCTCATCCTGCAACGTGAGTGTCCTGGCCCTGCACCCTGTCCCTACTCCAGGTGGCCAAGCAGAAGGCGGCAGTGAGGAGGGCAAAGGAGGGAGAAGTGGGGAGACCCACAAGGGCATACCCTTTCCCAGGGAGGAGACTGAGCCCTGGCTGGGCCCAGGAGGCTCAGGAGAAACTTGTCACCCTCCCCCAGCATGTGGCGAGAACATGGGATTTGAGCATGAGCGTCTGAGATCGAGTCCCAGTCCCACTACTGAGTAGCTGTATAACCTACAACAGgctgtttaacctctctgaacctcagttttcccatctataaaatggagatatagTAAGCACTTCACAGGGTTGCCATGTGGACTAAAGGAGTCTAATAAGCATAGAAGAGACCTCATTGAAGTCCCTACACATGTTCCTCATGCCATCAGCTCCATCGGTCCAGGGAGCCTGAGGACTTGGGGAGTCTGACTCAGAAACAAGAAACGTCTAGCATAATCAGAAACTGTCCTGTTTTCAAACACAtgaccctctccccactcccaccttcCTCACTTTCCCAGGACTCCAACACGGCGCCCAGCATCCTCACCTCTCCAGGCAGCTCATAGAGTCTTAGACATGGGGACCCAAGCagttagggaaactgaggcacagagagggttaTCATCGtcccaaaatcacacagcaaaCCAAGAGCTAGTCTGACACCCCAGGGCCTCTCAGAATGAGGCCAAGCCACCCTCAAAGCACGTCTTCTTTGACTCCCTCACCATGGACGGGCTGAAGCCAAAACAGGAGGTACCACGGCTGAGAGCCCAACCCACATCCCCCACCCTGACCCGCCCCTGCTTCCCAAGCCTGCCTCCAGGGGAGGCCTGGTGGCTGAGGTCTGCTCGATCTGGTACAGGGGGACTCGGGCGGCCCGCTGAACTGCCCGGCTGACAACGGGTCCTGGAAGGTGCACGGCATCGTCAGCTTTGGCTCCAGCCGGGGCTGCAACACTTACAAGAAGCCCGCTGTCTACACCCGGGTGTCTGCCTACATTGACTGGATCAACGAGGTGGGTGCCCGCCCGCAGCCCCCCCTTCCTGCACCgccagcccctccccctctctcaccCGGTCCTTCACTCCCTCCtgcactcattcgttcattcactcaccATTCACTTGCTGGTTCcttcacttgttcattcatatACTTATTCACacgttcactcactcattcaagaAGTACTGAGTGCTTGCTGTACGCAGGCCTTGAGTCAGCTGTGACAAAGGAAATGGTATTaacttctctatccattcatccactggcttcagcaaatatttacgtCCCAATCTCAGGCACCACACCTGATCCCCCAAAAGTGATACGTGGCCCCATGAgagcagggcccagcagaggagaGGGGCAGCAGGGACGGCTGTGTATATGAGGGTGGGGGAACAGAGGTTCACTCTGCGTTGGCGGCCTTCATACTGGGGGCAGGGTGTGTTCTGAGCCCCATTTGCACAGTGGTCTCAAACGCTAAGGGGGCTCAGACTCCTTGGGCAGAGATGAGACTTGTCAAGGTCCAGGGCCGCCTGCCATGTCCCTTGTTCCTAGTCTCCCGGTGGAGCTTTGCGCTGCCCCAGAAGGGGAAACACACACAAACTCGAGTCCCTCACCCTGTTCTCTGCTCTTCCAGAAGTTACAGCTGTGATTCATCCTTGGGAGCCACGGCCACCAGTCCCTGCAACCACAATAAACCTTCAGCCCCCGCAAGCCGCCCACATTCTTGATTTGCGTCTCACCTGCAGGTTCCCGGGCTCTCTGTGGGCTGTCCCTCTCCACCCGAGGGATGCAGAGAGACGCCACCTCAGCCAGGCTGGTCAGGCCTCAGAGGGAGCTGCTGGGGGACTAGTGGAGGGGGATCCCAGGAGGCTCCATGGTGTCCTAAGGGGACATGAGTTAAGGACACACAAGACACTGGCCCCCTACATCTCAAAAATGTGACCCATTGTGGCCCTGATCACATCACCCTCTTCCTGATCCTGCCTCCACAGGAGTCTGCTGGGTGCTCAGGCCCCCAGCTGCAGGGGAGGATGGGGTCTCCCCAAAGACAGCGTCCCCAGCCCAGAGAGGCCGGCCACAGGAGGATGCCCTGTGCTCAGGGACAACCACGAGATCCCTGAGAAAGAGGATCCCTAGCGGGCCCCCCAGCCCCGAGCAGACCCCACGGCTGCTGTCAGCCTGGACCCTCGGAGTCAGGAAGTGTTTAATGGGCCCTGACCTCATgccagccctgtgctgggcacagtgagggtgcaggaggagggggagacccagcccagcccccagggGTGCAGGTTTGAGGAAAACAATGGTTTCCACACATAGTCACAGCAGGTCAGAGCTGGAAAAGCTTTCAGTGTGTTAGAcaggcagggaaactgaggcccagagacaggaAAGAGCTGGGCCAGCTGATGGGAACAGATGGACAGTAATGCAGGAGCCACggaggctcagggaagggagAGCCCTCCCGAGGCTGACTGAGGGCACGTGGGGTCAAAAAGAGAATGACCAGTGAGCAGTGAGGGACAGTCCAAGTGGGGaccctgacccctgaccctgGTGCTCCTGAGAATGTGCTGATCTATGGAGGGAGGGGCCCCAGCCCAACCTCTGGACTCCTCCTAGGAGAGCCCTCGGCTGAGCCGCCCATGGTTGGTCCACGAGTTGTCCTGTGTCCCCATCAGACTTTGGCTCCTGGAGGGGGGACTGTGGCGTTCACCCCACACCTTGCTATGCCACAGGGATTCTCAGGAAAGACTATTTACTCAACAAGCGACGGGGCCTACAAGCAGCCCGGCaccagctcagtcctgggcatccgGGACAGTTCAGACAAGACCCCCGCTCTCCAGGAGACGGACCAATGGACAGATCCTTGAGTTCCCTGGTGTACGTGTGAAGATGGGAGCACAGACAAGGAGCACAGAAAGGGGGCACCGAAACCAGACTCCAAACCGGAGTCCAGGATGGCTTCCTGGATGTGGTGACGCCCAAGCTGAGTCTTAACATTTGAATagatcagggccggcccggttgtgtagtggttaacttcacatgctctgctttggcggcccagggttggtggatacggatcctgggcgtgtacctacacaccgctcatcaagccatgctctggtggcgtcccacatacaaaatagagaaagattggtgacagatgttagctcagggccagtcttcctcggaaaaaacaaaaaaagaggaccagcccggtggtgcaagcggttaagtgcgtgcgctccgctgcggcggcccagggttcgcccgtTTGGagtccgggcacacaccgacgcactgcttggcaagccatgctgtggcggcaccccatataaagtggaggaagatgggcacggatgttagcccagggccagtcttcctcaggaaaaaaagaggaagattggcagatgttagcacagggctgatcttcctcccaaaaaaaaaaaaaaaaatagagttggAATAGAAGGTGCCCAAATACAGAAGGTGCTGCTGGTTGCTTAACCCAAACCTCAtacccagcctcctccctctgtGCCTGTCTCTGTATTGGAGGTTATAAATGCTGAACACTTGCTGTTCTCAGGTCACTGCAGTGATAATAATGAAACAAAAGTGAACACTTCTtgagtgcttcctatgtgccaggcgctgttctacAGGTTTTACAGGTATCATCTCACTTAACCTCCAAAGACACCCTATGAGGTGTGTTATtaacatcatccccattttacagaagagaaaactgagtccAGAGAGGGTTACTGACTTCCCAAGGTGATTTAACTAGGAGgtgatggagctgggatccagtctAGATCTGGCTCTAGAACCCACTCTCTTGACCACCATGCTCTACTGTCCTGTGATGAACATGAATATGGACATGATGCCTGGAGCTGAGGCAGCCATCTTGTGGCCAAGAGAATTGCAGAGATATGGGCTCCAACATCATCAGGCTGAAATCCGACGCCAGCAGCCATTCTCTGAATGTCTtgttatgtgaaaaaaataaGCTTACATTTGTTTTAACCACCGTGGTCAGGTTTTCAGTTACTTGCAGCTCAGCACACTCCTAACTGATGCCCTGGGGGATAACATAAGGGGTCTCTTTCCCGGCTGAGGGAAGAGCAGAGCAAAGTCACAGCAATGACTCGGAAGAATCTGCAAGGAGCTGATGTCACTAGAGCATAAAGCGTGGGGCAGGGATAGGTGACCAATGGTCCTGGTGCGGAGTAGCTTTCCAGGACATGAGAGTTTCAGCACTAAAACTAGGACAGTCCCCggcaaactgggatggttggtcaccctagcaGGGAGGGGCTTGCATGTGGCTGGAGAGTGAGCAAAGGCCCTTCACTGAAGCCTCATAGCCATGGTAGGGGGTTGTTGGGACTTTATTCTGAGGGCAATAGGGAGCCCTCAGAATAGGGTTTTAGACAGAGAAGTGACGGCTGTGGTCACATGTCCACACTAAAGCATCCACCTGACAGCCGTATGGAGGGTGACCTGGAGCAGGCGGGTTTGGAGGCCGGGAtgccagttaggaggctgctgcAATGGTCTAGGCCAGAATTCATTTGGCTACGACCAAGTCAGAAacggagaggagagagggacttCAGAGATTCAGCATCTTTCAGTACTTATGCAGGAGCACACGTGTAGAATGAACAGCAGCCGCCCAGTCTCAAATCCATATAAACTTTCAGGAATGTGATTGAATTATCAAAACTACTCTTTATTAGCTCATAAATGGTGAAACATCAGCCCAAAAGAGCGTAAAATTCTCAGCTTCAGGGACAAGATCCACTGTTGTGTCCAGGGTCAATGCCCGTCTCTGGGAGACAGAATCACAGCCCTTCAAAGACgcccacgtcctaatccccagaacctgagaATATATCACCTTACAGGCAAAAAGGATTCTGCAGGTGGGACTAAGTTAAGCATCTTGGGCAGGGGAGgttgtcctggattatccaggtggcccAATGTCACCATGAGAGTCCTTATGAGAGGGAGCAGGAGGATTAGTCAGAAGGGACATGACGGTGGAAGCAGGGGTcagagtcagagggagatgtgaaGATGTCCCACGCCTGGCTTTGcagatggagggaggggccacagccaaggaatgcaggcggcCTCTAGAGCTGGAAAACGCAGGGGAAGGGcttttcccctagagccttcagaaggatCCGGCCAGCTTTAGCCCAGAGAGACTGAtgtggacttctggcctccagagctataagagaataaatttctgtgttttaagccactgcactggtggtaatttgttaaagcGGCCATAGGAAATAAATCCACCATCACCCCTCCCTTCTCGCAAAATCTAGAGTATGCTGTGGGGGTgtagaggagaaggaagggaggggtgggaaggacTCCCTGGGATCTGGCTGGGGGGACAGCAAGGATTTGGGGACACTGTCCAAGAGTCACAGACCAGTGGTTGGAGGCGAGGGAAAGCGGGCACTGAGGCACTGGCCTCCCACCTCCACCTTCTGCCTTGGCAGGGGAGCCCCTGGCCCTGGGGTCTGAGAGCCCCACATGCCAACGACCCACTAGAGTGTCATTGGGCATCTAACGCAGCACTGTGGCTGGTGTGTATGGAGCACTTGGtaccctgtgtgccaggcaccgtccAAGGCTTCACATACACGACCTCACTTACCAGTCACGACAACCTTATCATTATCccccttacagatgaggaaatgagactcagagagacaAGAACTCTCCCGAGATCACACCGCTAGTCATGGGCACCAGGACTTAAACCCAGGTAGTCTGACTCAGAGCCCGTATGACCAACAACCATGTTATTCTGCCTTTTGTCCCCAAATCTTAAGGACCCCCTCGAACACTGAAGTCCTCCAGCGGCTCTGCCAGGGAGGGTATAGGCTGTGGGTGTGCTGACAAGCCTGAGACAGCTGGCAATGAGTCCAGAGGGACAGAAATCTGAGAGGAGAATTATTGCTCACAGCTGTTCACAAAGGGCTTGCCCCCACTGCATCAGCGACGGCTGGCATAATTAATAGCGCTGGTAACAGCCACCCACAAACCCTCAGTGGCTTCCAATGACCAGCATTCATTGCTCACACCTCTGGGGTCAGTTGGGGGTCAGTTAGGTGGCCCTGCGGATTTTGGCCAGAATCACTCCTACGTCTAGGGGTCAGCTAAGGGTTGGCTGATCAAGTCTGGGTCTGGCTGGGGCGGCTCAGCTCCACATGTGTCTCATCCTCCTCCCAGGAGGCCACTGCAAAGTTACATGGGAAAAGGCATGGATATGGGGAGAGGGTGAAGGGCCATGTTGACAATCTACCATACCCACTTTGTCTCAGACACAAATTAATAGCATAAACTATGGCAGGGCAGAAGGGAGGGCATTCACTGGGCTGGAGCTCTGAACCCTGCCACTGACAGGCAGTGACAGGGCTGAGTCACTTaaactctcagagcctcagtttcctcatttgtaaaatgggcacatGCCGTCCCTCCCTAATGGGAGCCAATGAAATAGTAGAGGCTTGTGATAGGAGAAGTTATTTCCACTCCTGACCTCACACCCTGGACTCTCATTAGCAAACTTTCCTTCTCCCTTTTATTCCTTAGGAGAGGGAGCTTCATTCCCAGCAGGCCTTGGGGGCCAGTTCCTCAAAGCTCACTGTTATCAGGATGGGGCATGTTCTGCAAAGATTCACATGGTGCTGGGCCAGGGGGCACCTAAAGGCAAAGACTAAACACAGGGCATCTTCCCAAAGCAGCGATTTTCTATGAAGATtgtgtggaaagaaaaaaaattacgtTAAAACAACCCAGCCATGCTTTGCTTTGAAGTAAGCTGCAAAATTCAGATCAAGCTTTCCAGATGAAGAAGGAGACTTCAGAGACGTTTTGCTGTCGTGTGACTGCTGCGTGCTAGACCCCAGGCCATTACTCTACTGCAGACGAGAGCCTGCAAACCAaatctgttttgtaaataaagttttattggaacacagctatggCCATATGGCTGCTTTCGCACTGCAACAGCAGAGTCAACTAATTGcagcagagaccatatggcccacagcctaaaatatttactgtctggtcctttacagaacaagtttgccaacccctgatctacTAGGATTCTTTGGTGGAAAAGTTTGAAGAATTCTGTGCTATTCTGAAATCTGAGGTCTGCAGGTTTATGGATTTAAGAATGAACATTTTATTACACATTTACTAtcctcagtgtttttttttttttttttgtgaggagatcagccctgagctaacatccgccaatcctcctccttttttgctgaggaagacggccctgggctaacatcggtgcccatcttcctccactttatatgggacgccgccacagcatggcttaccaagcagtgcgtcggtgcgcgcccgggatccgaaccagcgaaccccgggccgccgcagcggagcgcgcgcacttaaccacttgcgccaccgggccggcccctatcctcAGTGTTTTAATTGAATAAACTGTTGTTTAGTTCTAACAACAACCCTCAGAGAGAGATGGAATTGTTGTTTCTATTTGACAGGTGAAGAAAACGAAGAAAAGAGAGA encodes:
- the LOC131412337 gene encoding chymotrypsin-C-like; amino-acid sequence: MLGITILTVLLACASCEDSGGVPSYSSNLSARVVGGETATPHSWPWQVSLQYRYTGGWWHTCGGTLISSRHVLTAAHCINETRTYRVGLGKQNLAVDDEEGSLYVSVDTIFVHEDWDSDLIRNDIALIKLADTVELSDTIKVASLPEEGTVLSQNYPCYVTGWGRLSTGGPLPDELQQGLQPIVVYATCSRPDWWSYVVTDKMVCAGGDGIISSCNGDSGGPLNCPADNGSWKVHGIVSFGSSRGCNTYKKPAVYTRVSAYIDWINEGFSGKTIYSTSDGAYKQPGTSSVLGIRDSSDKTPALQETDQWTDP